TGTGACCCTTGCATCAGCTGCGCGCGCAGGCCCGGCACGGTGCTGGCGGGGTTCAGCCAGATCCCGAAATAAGCCCGTGCGAACGCCTGGCCGGGAACGGCGCCGAAGGGCTCGCCGTTGCGATAGAAGCGGGTGCCGTGTTGCGGTTGAAAGACGGCCGTCAAATGGTCGGCCGCCCGCAGGTCGGGCAACAGCGTCCGCAGGCGCTCGTACCATGCCTGGATCTGCGGCGTGGCCGCGATGCCCATGTCGGCCATCTGCGTGCGGACGCTGTCGGCGACGCCCTGGCCCGTGCAGGGCTTCACGTACTCGAAATCCAGCGCGAACGATTCGCGCGTCAGGTCCTCGGGCGAAAACGACCCGGGATCGATGAACAGCTTGACCGCGTAGACTGCCTGCCCATAGCGGTGCATCGTCGCCGCGCCGCTGAGCCGCGCCGCGGGGACCTGTTCGGGCACGAAATCCAGCGGGTCGTAGGCGTGCGCCGGTCCCGCCATGCCGATCACGCCACAGATCGCCAGACATGCCACCCGCGACGCGCGCAGAAATGCCGCCGCGCGCACGACGCTTCGCGCGTATTTGCTTGATTCTTTCAATGCTTGCATGGGAACATGACCGGAGAATGGCTTTTTCGTTGCCAAAAAACGCCATGTTATGATGCCTCGCGCATGCACAGGGCATGATCCTGGCGCAGAATGAAGCCGCACTGGATTTCCTGTGCCAGGACAAGGCGGCCGCCGACAGGTGTCTATAAGATGACACTCAGGCAAGTTCCGAAGAGGTTAGAGAAAAAATGAACGGTATGCTTTATCCCGAGTTGTACAAGTCGCTCGAGTCGGTTCGCTGGGACATGGACAAGGACATCCCCTGGGACACGTTCGATCCGGCATTGCTGTCCGACGAGCAGGCCATGACGGTGAAGATGAACGCGATCACCGAATGGGCCGCCCTGCCGGCGACCGAAATGTTCCTGCGCGACAACCGTCACGACAGCGACTTCTCGGCGTTCATCAGCGTCTGGTTCTTCGAAGAGCAGAAGCATTCTCTGGTTCTGATGGAATACCTGCGCCGGTTCAAGCCCGAGTTCGTGCCGACCGAGGCGGAACTGCACGCCGTGCGCTTCCCGTTCGATCCGGCGCCGCCGCTCGAGACGCTGATGCTGCACTTCTGCGGCGAGATTCGCCTGAACCACTGGTATCGCTGCGCGGCGGACTGGCATACGGAACCGGTGATCAAGCAGATCTACAATACGATCTCCCGCGACGAGGCCCGCCACGGCGGCGCCTACCTGCGCTACATGAAGCGGGCGATGACGCAGACCGGCGACGTCGCGCGCGCCGCGTTCGCGAAGATCGGCGTGCTGATGGCATCGGCACGCCGCACCGAGAAGCCGCTGCACCCCACCAATCTGCACGTCAATCGCGAGATGTTCCCGAACGATACGGTGCAGTCCCGTCTTCCGGATCCGGAGTGGCTCGAACACTGGCTCGACGACCAGATCCGTTTCGACACGACCTGGGAGCAAAAGGTGGTCGAGCGGATCCTGCACAACCTGTCGGTTCTCTTCGAGCAGCCGTTCGCGACGGTGCAGGAGCTCAACCGCTACCGCAAGCTCGCGGTCCAGCGCCTGCAGGCGGCCAGCCTCGACGTCGAAGACGGCGTGCAGCCCGCCTGAGCGGAGAACCGACGCGATGGCGCACCCCGCTCCTCCCGGCTTCGAACGCAAGATCGTCACGCTCGACATGCTCGCGGCGCGGCGCGCGGAGATGCCGGATCCGGTGGTCTTCACGAACGGCGTCTTCGACATTCTGCATCGCGGCCACGTGACCTATCTGGCGAGCGCGCGGGCCCTGGGCGCCTTTCTGATCGTCGGCGTCAACAGCGACGCCTCGGTGCGCACGCTGGGAAAGGGCGACGATCGTCCGATCAATCGCGAGGAGGACCGCATGGCCTTGCTCGCGGCACTCGCCGACGTGGACGCCGTCGTACGCTTCGATGAATCCACGCCGGTGGCGCTGATCCGCGCGCTGCGCCCGGACATTCTCGTCAAGGGCGGCGACTACGATATGGACGCCTTGCCGGAATCGGCGCTGGTGCGCGGTTGGGGCGGGCGGGCGTTGGCGATTCCGTTCGAGCATGAGCGCTCGACCACCGCGCTGCTCAAGAAGGTACGCGGCGTGGCGTCGGGCATCGCAGGCTGAATTCTCCTCGCGCCTCGACCGGCGCGATTTCCCCGGACGCAAACCCCTGCCCGGGCGCCGTGTCGGCGCGCGGGCGGCTACGCTATCGGTGCGGTAGCGTCGGCGGCGATCAGGGCCAGGCCCGCGAGCACCAGATGGTCATGGCGGGTGAACGGAATGGTCAGCGCCTGGACGACTTCGGGCGCCGCGCCGCCGCTGACGATGCAGCGCACCGGGCCGCCCGAACGGGCATGGGCGGCCCGCCAGGCCGATTCGATCAGACCCACCTGGGCCAGACGGCAGCCCTCCAGCAATGCGGTGGCCGTGGTCCGCGCGAACAGCGGCGTGTCGACGGCACCGGCCGCATCGGTGCCGGCCGCACGCGGCATGACGGCGGCCCCGTCCGTGACGCGCGATGTGCCGGCCGATGCGCCGGTGGATGCGTTGGCCGACACGCCGGGCGGCACGGCAGGCGCGTCGAGCAGACGCCGCGCATCATCGCGATTCAGCGACGGCAATTGCGCAGTGTGCTCGCCGAGCGAGCGCATCATCAGGGTCCAGCCGGGAGCAATCAGTCCGCCGACGAAGTGGCCGTGCGCGTCGATGGCGTCGATCGTGGTCGCGGTGCCGAGCGTGGCGATCAGCAAGGCCTCGCCGGGGTACAGCGCATGGGCGCCGATCATGCCGGCCCAGCGGTCGCTGCCCAGTTTCGCGGGTTCGACGTAGTCGTTCACCAGCCCGCATTGCGCGGGCCGCGCGGCGATGGTCGTGCGCGGCACCCCGGGCCACTGGCGTTCGAGCAGCGCCGCGAGCCGGGCAGCGGACGCGGCGCCGGCGACGTTCGAGATCCAGATCGCGCCGGGCCGCGGCAGTCGCGCCCATTCGGCGAGCAGATTCGCTTCGGCGGTATCGCCCGGGAGGCGGTCGAAGGAACCGCCCCGGGTCGTGCCGCCCGCGGCGTCGCGCAGGGCCCACTTCACCCGGCTGTTGCCGGCGTCGATCAACAGCAGCGGACAGGGCGATGCGAGGGTGTCGGCGGTCATGCGCGGGCGTCCGTGTCGGACGAGGGCGTGGCGGACGGCACCGTGGCGTCCGGCGCCAGCCGCAGCGAGACGTCGCCGGCGGTGACGGCCTGCAACGGGCCGCGCGGCGCGTCGCCGGCGGCGTCCGGCGCGATCAGCAGACGCCCGGCGGCGTCGATGCCGACCGCCGTGCCGCGCAGCTGCTCGCGGCCGTGGTCGAGGATCGACACCGCGCGTGCGGCGAAGCGGTGGTCGGCCCACCAGCGGTCGCGGAACGGGCCCAGGCCCTCCGCCGCGAAGCGCGCTAGCGCCACGTCGAGCGCGGCCAGGATGCCGGCGAGCGCCGCCTCGGGCAGGGCGTCGGATGCGTCGTGGGGCAGCGCGTCCATGGCGCCCGGTGCCTCCGGCGTATCGGATGACGGTACGCCCGTCGGCGCGTCGAGATTCCCTATCCATGTCTCGTCCGCGGGCAGGACCGAGGCCAGTACCGCCGGACGCAGCGCGGGGGCGGTGCCGGGAGCATCCGCCGGCGGCGTGGCGAGCACGATGTCGCCCCGCAGATTGAGCCCGATGCCGATCACCAGCGCCGTCGCATGGGGCGCGCTCGCGGCGCTTTCGATCAGAATGCCGCCGAGCTTGGCGTCGTCGAGGAGGATATCGTTCGGCCATTTCAGACCGAGCCGCCCCGGCTGCGTGAGCGGCAGGCGCCGCAACCCGTCGAGCACGGCGACGCCCACCGCGAGACTCAGTCCCGACAGCGCGCTCAGCGGCCGCGGCATGACGATGCCCAGCGAAAACAGCAGGCTGTTGCCGGGCGTCGAGACCCATGGGCGGCCGAGGCGTCCGCGACCCGCCGACTGCCGCCGCGCGCGCCGCGCCACGGGCGGGAAATGCGTGCAGGCCTCCTGCCAGCTCAGCGGCGCGGGCAAGGCCTGCAGGCGCGGCCGGATCGGCGCGGCCGCATCGGCGAACGCGGCGAGCAGGTCGGCATTGGTGGAGCCGGTGGCGTCGACGCGCTCGACCCGCCAGCCTGCGCAGGCGTCGGCGGTTCGCGCGGTCTCGGGCG
The sequence above is a segment of the Robbsia betulipollinis genome. Coding sequences within it:
- a CDS encoding chalcone isomerase family protein, producing the protein MQALKESSKYARSVVRAAAFLRASRVACLAICGVIGMAGPAHAYDPLDFVPEQVPAARLSGAATMHRYGQAVYAVKLFIDPGSFSPEDLTRESFALDFEYVKPCTGQGVADSVRTQMADMGIAATPQIQAWYERLRTLLPDLRAADHLTAVFQPQHGTRFYRNGEPFGAVPGQAFARAYFGIWLNPASTVPGLRAQLMQGSH
- a CDS encoding biotin--[acetyl-CoA-carboxylase] ligase; this translates as MNPMPPSSSPSLPPAPPETARTADACAGWRVERVDATGSTNADLLAAFADAAAPIRPRLQALPAPLSWQEACTHFPPVARRARRQSAGRGRLGRPWVSTPGNSLLFSLGIVMPRPLSALSGLSLAVGVAVLDGLRRLPLTQPGRLGLKWPNDILLDDAKLGGILIESAASAPHATALVIGIGLNLRGDIVLATPPADAPGTAPALRPAVLASVLPADETWIGNLDAPTGVPSSDTPEAPGAMDALPHDASDALPEAALAGILAALDVALARFAAEGLGPFRDRWWADHRFAARAVSILDHGREQLRGTAVGIDAAGRLLIAPDAAGDAPRGPLQAVTAGDVSLRLAPDATVPSATPSSDTDARA
- a CDS encoding ferritin-like domain-containing protein, producing the protein MNGMLYPELYKSLESVRWDMDKDIPWDTFDPALLSDEQAMTVKMNAITEWAALPATEMFLRDNRHDSDFSAFISVWFFEEQKHSLVLMEYLRRFKPEFVPTEAELHAVRFPFDPAPPLETLMLHFCGEIRLNHWYRCAADWHTEPVIKQIYNTISRDEARHGGAYLRYMKRAMTQTGDVARAAFAKIGVLMASARRTEKPLHPTNLHVNREMFPNDTVQSRLPDPEWLEHWLDDQIRFDTTWEQKVVERILHNLSVLFEQPFATVQELNRYRKLAVQRLQAASLDVEDGVQPA
- the rfaE2 gene encoding D-glycero-beta-D-manno-heptose 1-phosphate adenylyltransferase — its product is MAHPAPPGFERKIVTLDMLAARRAEMPDPVVFTNGVFDILHRGHVTYLASARALGAFLIVGVNSDASVRTLGKGDDRPINREEDRMALLAALADVDAVVRFDESTPVALIRALRPDILVKGGDYDMDALPESALVRGWGGRALAIPFEHERSTTALLKKVRGVASGIAG
- a CDS encoding type III pantothenate kinase, whose product is MTADTLASPCPLLLIDAGNSRVKWALRDAAGGTTRGGSFDRLPGDTAEANLLAEWARLPRPGAIWISNVAGAASAARLAALLERQWPGVPRTTIAARPAQCGLVNDYVEPAKLGSDRWAGMIGAHALYPGEALLIATLGTATTIDAIDAHGHFVGGLIAPGWTLMMRSLGEHTAQLPSLNRDDARRLLDAPAVPPGVSANASTGASAGTSRVTDGAAVMPRAAGTDAAGAVDTPLFARTTATALLEGCRLAQVGLIESAWRAAHARSGGPVRCIVSGGAAPEVVQALTIPFTRHDHLVLAGLALIAADATAPIA